A window from Gorilla gorilla gorilla isolate KB3781 chromosome 21, NHGRI_mGorGor1-v2.1_pri, whole genome shotgun sequence encodes these proteins:
- the MAFB gene encoding transcription factor MafB, with translation MAAELSMGPELPTSPLAMEYVNDFDLLKFDVKKEPLGRAERPGRPCTRLQPAGSVSSTPLSTPCSSVPSSPSFSPTEQKTHLEDLYWMASNYQQMNPEALNLTPEDAVEALIGSHPVPQPLQSFDSFRGAHHHHHHHHPHPHHAYPGAGVAHDELGPHAHPHHHHHHQASPPPSSAASPAQQLPTSHPGPGPHATASAAAAGGNGSVEDRFSDDQLVSMSVRELNRHLRGFTKDEVIRLKQKRRTLKNRGYAQSCRYKRVQQKHHLENEKTQLIQQVEQLKQEVSRLARERDAYKVKCEKLANSGFREAGSTSDSPSSPEFFL, from the coding sequence ATGGCCGCGGAGCTGAGCATGGGGCCAGAGCTGCCCACCAGCCCGCTGGCCATGGAGTATGTCAACGACTTCGACCTGCTCAAGTTCGACGTGAAGAAGGAGCCACTGGGGCGCGCGGAGCGTCCGGGCAGGCCCTGCACACGCCTGCAGCCAGCCGGCTCGGTGTCCTCCACACCGCTCAGCACTCCGTGTAGCTCCGTGCCCTCGTCGCCCAGCTTTAGCCCGACCGAACAGAAGACACACCTCGAGGATCTGTACTGGATGGCGAGCAACTACCAGCAGATGAACCCCGAGGCGCTCAACCTGACGCCCGAGGACGCGGTGGAAGCGCTCATCGGCTCGCACCCAGTGCCACAGCCGCTGCAAAGCTTCGACAGCTTTCGCGGcgctcaccaccatcaccatcaccaccaccctcaCCCGCACCACGCGTACCCGGGCGCCGGCGTGGCCCACGACGAACTGGGCCCGCACGCTCACCcgcaccatcaccatcatcaccaagcGTCGCCGCCGCCGTCCAGCGCCGCTAGCCCGGCGCAACAGCTGCCCACTAGCCACCCCGGGCCCGGGCCGCACGCGACGGcctcggcggcggcggcgggcggcaACGGCAGCGTGGAGGACCGCTTCTCCGACGACCAGCTCGTGTCCATGTCCGTGCGCGAGCTGAACCGCCACCTGCGGGGCTTCACCAAGGACGAGGTGATCCGCCTGAAGCAGAAGCGGCGGACCCTGAAGAACCGGGGCTACGCCCAGTCTTGCAGGTATAAACGCGTCCAGCAGAAGCACCACCTGGAGAATGAGAAGACGCAGCTCATTCAGCAGGTGGAGCAGCTTAAGCAGGAGGTGTCCCGGCTGGCCCGCGAGAGAGACGCCTACAAGGTCAAGTGCGAGAAACTCGCCAACTCCGGCTTCAGGGAGGCGGGCTCCACCAGCGACAGCCCCTCCTCTCCCGAGTTCTTTCTGTGA